The following are encoded together in the Primulina tabacum isolate GXHZ01 chromosome 18, ASM2559414v2, whole genome shotgun sequence genome:
- the LOC142533558 gene encoding protein ROOT PRIMORDIUM DEFECTIVE 1 encodes MWAFNSYASKISMSKILMRTMSQSTSIPKKQVRIRDHGYDDYMEIEKKMRKVLGFQELILSQPNKMISTSRLDSLSRRIGFKQLEAGRFILKFPHVFEVFEHPVQRILYCRLTRKAISQIQWENEALLNQVPEAVTRLRKLLMMSNTGRIRLEHVRIARKEFGLPDDFEYSVILKYPKYFRLFDADETRNKYIGMVERDENLGVSEIEKAREREYREKGADAEDVRFSFIVNFPPGFKIGKYYKIAVWKWQRLPYWSPYEDVSGYDLRTLEAQKRMEKRAVAMIHELLTLTVEKKITLERIAHFRMAFDLPKKLKEFLLQHQGIFYISTRGNHGKLHTVFLREAYKKGDLVEPNELYLARRKLAELVLMSPRKARIDMELIHYRRGREEDDMRGVRGDYMGDDFQIKENGKTGEDLDGVIDVSSSSDYSDEDDKIGVGQSV; translated from the coding sequence ATGTGGGCCTTTAATTCATACGCTTCAAAGATTTCTATGTCCAAAATTCTTATGAGAACAATGTCCCAATCGACATCCATCCCCAAGAAGCAGGTTCGAATCCGAGACCACGGCTACGATGATTATATGGAAATCGAGAAGAAGATGCGCAAAGTCCTCGGATTCCAAGAACTGATCCTCTCACAACCCAACAAAATGATTTCCACTTCACGCCTGGACTCGCTATCTCGCCGAATCGGATTTAAGCAGCTTGAAGCTGGTCGGTTTATCCTCAAATTCCCCCACGTTTTCGAGGTGTTTGAACACCCCGTGCAGAGAATTCTCTATTGCCGGCTGACAAGGAAAGCCATCTCACAAATTCAGTGGGAAAACGAAgctcttttgaatcaagtgccGGAAGCCGTGACCCGTCTTAGGAAGTTGCTTATGATGTCTAACACGGGTAGGATTAGGTTAGAACATGTTCGGATCGCGCGCAAAGAGTTTGGTTTACCCGATGATTTCGAGTACTCGGTAATTTTGAAGTACCCGAAGTATTTTAGACTGTTTGATGCTGATGAGACTAGGAACAAGTATATCGGAATGGTGGAAAGGGATGAAAATTTAGGTGTTTCTGAGATTGAGAAAGCGAGGGAAAGAGAGTACAGAGAGAAGGGCGCTGATGCAGAGGACGTTCGGTTTTCTTTTATTGTTAATTTTCCTCCTGGGTTTAAGATTGGGAAGTATTACAAGATTGCAGTCTGGAAATGGCAGAGGTTGCCGTATTGGTCGCCATACGAGGACGTTTCAGGGTATGACCTGAGGACTTTGGAGGCGCAGAAGAGGATGGAAAAGAGAGCAGTGGCAATGATTCATGAATTACTGACATTAACCGTGGAGAAGAAGATAACGTTGGAGAGAATCGCGCATTTTAGGATGGCGTTTGATTTGCCGAAGAAGTTGAAGGAATTCTTGCTCCAACATCAGGGGATATTTTACATTTCGACTAGGGGGAATCATGGGAAGCTTCACACTGTTTTCTTGAGGGAGGCATACAAGAAGGGGGACTTGGTGGAGCCAAATGAGTTGTATTTAGCTCGGAGAAAGTTGGCTGAGTTGGTTTTGATGAGTCCAAGGAAAGCGAGAATCGATATGGAGTTGATTCATTACAGGAGGGGAAGAGAGGAGGATGATATGAGGGGTGTAAGAGGAGATTACATGGGGGATGACTTTCAGATCAAGGAAAATGGTAAGACTGGAGAAGATTTGGATGGTGTTATAGATGTTAGTAGTTCTTCAGATTACTCCGATGAGGATGACAAAATTGGTGTGGGACAGTCCGTCTAG